In Desulfatibacillum aliphaticivorans DSM 15576, one DNA window encodes the following:
- the serS gene encoding serine--tRNA ligase, whose product MLDLKYVRANLDAVKTALANRNQETLLAGFEDLEAGRRTVLAEVEELRRKRNEVSGTIAVMKREGKDAADLMADMKEVSGKIKDLESGLKEKEEALNELLMRIPNIPHESVPVGKDENDNVEVKRRGEPRSFDFEPQAHWDIGEGLGILDFERAARITGSRFPLYFGDGALMERALINFMLTTHTTRHGYKEVLPPFIVNRKTMTGTGQLPKFEEDLFKLEGWEYFLIPTAEVPVTNIHAEEILEEEALPLYYTAFTPCFRSEAGSAGKDTRGLIRQHQFNKVEMVKFSHPDNSYDELEGMLQNAETILQELGLPYRVLNLCTGDIGFGAAKTYDLEVWMPQQGVYREISSCSNCEDFQARRANIRFKSKGKKGTSHVHTLNGSGLAVGRSLAAILENYQQADGSVIIPEVLRPFMGGREVIEK is encoded by the coding sequence CGCTTTGGCCAATCGGAACCAGGAAACCCTGCTGGCGGGATTCGAAGATTTGGAGGCGGGACGCAGGACTGTTCTCGCCGAGGTGGAAGAACTGCGCCGCAAACGCAACGAGGTTTCCGGAACCATCGCCGTCATGAAGCGGGAGGGAAAAGACGCCGCGGATCTCATGGCGGACATGAAGGAAGTCTCCGGCAAAATCAAGGATCTGGAGTCCGGGCTTAAGGAAAAGGAAGAAGCTCTTAACGAACTTCTAATGCGGATACCCAATATTCCGCATGAATCCGTTCCCGTGGGCAAGGACGAAAACGACAACGTGGAAGTTAAGAGGCGCGGCGAACCCAGGAGCTTTGATTTTGAACCTCAAGCCCACTGGGACATCGGCGAGGGCCTGGGCATCCTGGATTTTGAGAGGGCCGCGCGCATCACCGGCTCCCGCTTCCCTTTGTATTTCGGAGACGGGGCGTTGATGGAGCGGGCGCTCATCAATTTTATGCTCACGACCCACACCACCCGGCATGGATACAAGGAGGTGCTGCCTCCCTTTATCGTCAACAGAAAGACCATGACCGGCACGGGCCAGCTTCCCAAGTTTGAAGAGGACCTGTTTAAGCTGGAAGGCTGGGAGTATTTTCTCATTCCCACGGCCGAAGTGCCCGTAACCAACATTCATGCGGAGGAAATCCTGGAGGAAGAGGCTCTTCCCCTGTATTACACGGCGTTCACCCCGTGCTTCCGGTCCGAGGCCGGGTCCGCCGGCAAGGACACCCGGGGGCTGATTCGCCAGCACCAGTTCAACAAGGTGGAGATGGTCAAGTTCTCCCATCCCGATAATTCCTACGACGAACTGGAAGGCATGCTGCAAAACGCCGAGACCATTCTCCAGGAGCTGGGCCTGCCCTATCGGGTTTTGAACCTGTGCACCGGAGACATCGGCTTCGGCGCGGCCAAAACTTACGACCTGGAAGTATGGATGCCCCAGCAGGGCGTGTATCGCGAAATCTCCTCGTGCAGCAACTGCGAGGATTTTCAGGCCCGCAGGGCCAATATTCGGTTTAAAAGCAAGGGTAAAAAAGGGACGTCCCACGTCCATACCCTCAATGGCTCCGGGCTGGCTGTGGGCAGGTCCCTGGCCGCTATCCTTGAGAACTACCAGCAGGCGGACGGATCCGTTATCATCCCCGAAGTCCTGCGCCCGTTCATGGGCGGCAGGGAGGTTATAGAAAAATGA